DNA sequence from the Bufo bufo chromosome 3, aBufBuf1.1, whole genome shotgun sequence genome:
AAATCGGTGACCACTGGTTAATGATGTAATTGGGTTGGGAGCCTCCCGACCAGGAGGGGTCACAGTGCTGATAATCAGCCAGACTGGTAGCCCCCATGATCCGAGGGCATCCAACCCATTAGAGGAATCCGAAGATTTTGAGCTCGGCATTAAGTCCGGCTGGTGCCAGACTGCCGAATTAGAAAATTCTCCTTGATTCCGCCCTGGACATTCGGGCGATATGATTCCCTCCCCTGCAATACCGGTCTATCTGTTCGAATGCTGCGAATCTCAGGGTTTTTGGGTCCTGGTTGTGGATCAGTTTAAAATGTCTGGACAATACATGCTTTTCATAtccctttttaatattatttatgtgTTCCGCTATTCTTATTTTCAATGGTCTTTTAGTTCTACCTATATATTGTTTGCCACACGTGCATTCAATTATATAGATGACATTAGAACTATTGCATGTTAGAAGTTTTTTTATCTCAACGGAGAAAGTATTTTGGGTTGAATTAACTCGTGTGGTTTTCCTAGCAAAAGATGTATTTTTGCAATTCACGCAACACCCACAACTGTGGAACCCGCTTCTTTTGAGCCAGTTGTTAATGGATTCATTAGGCCCTTTTCTATGTTTAATAGATGGTGCTATTTTTAGACCCAGATTGGGTGCTTTAGTATATATTATCTCCGGTACTAGCGGTACTAAAGGGCCTATGATTTTGTCCTTCTGGATCAGATGCCAGTGGTTTTTGATGGAACGCTCAATTTTTTTATGTTGTGCGTTATAAGGTAATATTATACAGTATTTTTCTTCACTGGATTTTGTCTCAATATCAATCTGATTAGGCACAAAAAACTGGTTTCTGTCCATTTCCCTGACTTTTTGTAGGGCTTTATCTACTACTGCATCTGGATAGTTTTTAGCCAGGAATTGTTTCCTCATATTGGTAGCTTCCTCTTCAAATTTATCCTCATTAGTGCAGTTCCTCTTAATCCTGCGGAATTGTCCTGTAGGTATGTTCATCAACCATGAAGGTAGATGACAGCTGGAATAGAGGATAAAGCAATTTTTCGCCACTTTTTTCTGATAAGTGGTACACACGTAGTGGTCCACTTGAGAAGTGATCAGTAGGTCAAGGAACTCTGTATGGTCTTGGTTGATGTTAGATGTGAATTTGAGactgtaattattattattgatcTCTTCAAAGAAGGTGGATAAGCCCCCTTCATCACCTTGCCAGATAAAGATGACATCATCAATAAAGCGCTACCAGAGCACAAGATCCGACCCCAGCCTGGGTAGTATGGTCTGGGTAGTATGTATCAGCACTGTGACCCCTCCTGGTCGGGAGGCTCCCAACCCAATTACATCATTAACCAGTGGTCACCGATTTATGAAAATAGAAACTTTGCCCCTCTGGCCACTATTATGTACTGGAATACTGCGTATGGCTAATGAACCACATGAGGTTAGTGATTGTATCCCAGACCCCCAAAATAAGGGTACCCTTTGACCAATCTCTCTTATATATCTCCTCTATCCATTcacatgaatattatatattttttagaaaaaatttcatatatttataaaaaatcttttttaaatttagttcacattttatctatttatatttGATTTTTATGTATACAAAAAATATTGAGTAATGTATATCACGATTACCCATTATACCACACAAGGAAGTCCTATCAGTGACCCCACATCCTTATGGAATTATTTGGAGCTACAAATCCCATAAAAGATATAGTTACCCTAAGTGATATGATAGGGGCTTAATAGTGGTGTTAGAGTATGGTTATGGGATCATTCTGTACATTGCTACTgatatttttattaataataataataaatgtatatACGCTGTTAAGAAGCATGATTTTCCAATATTTATTTGAAAGAAGAACATACTAAGTGTGAGAATGCCACCAGCTTTCATAAAAATAACCTATTGAAAGCATTAGGGATAGGCTAAAGCAAGTGTGGAGCAAAAAACGCATGAACTTATAAGAAACCGCAGAGGAAACGCAATGAAAACGCAACATGACAGAAGAATACCAGATCCATAAGATCCATTTCAGGGTTAATATAGAGCCCTTCTGATAGCCAGAGGAATAAAAGCCGGGCAGCCAGACAGTTCTTactaaagccactgaggaagaaggtagtctaaccttcgaaacgcgtctggcgtggatggATAAGCAACTGACCCTGGCAATAAACCGGCAGAACTAGATTACAATACCATTGTCATCTAGAGAAAGCGCTTTCATTAAATAAACAGATACCAGATCTATTGGCCATAGTCTGGTAACCTACGGACAGCACAAGCCAGCTGGAGCAATTCAACTAACTGCATGGAGTAGTGAGAAACGCCCATTGCAAACAGAAGCCCAGATTGTGCCTACGGCGCAAACAGAGAGAGACCTGTGATCCTCGGTCGGACCTGGACAACAGCGAAAGTGAACCATACAGACCAGACACATTAGTAAGGTACCCTCTTACCCTGCGCATAAGAGGTAAGCTTACTTTGCATCCAcgctaaaaaattgtcattaacattttcgggtgaaagtcaccaatttttgggtgtatagtaccactgctatacctagtaggctggttaaaaaaatataaataaattgtcattaacattttcgggtgaaataaaaaaaaatttgggtgtatagtaccactgctatacctagtagacaggttaaacaaaaaaattataattgtcagttatatattctggtgaaattcaacaatttttgggtgtgatgtaccactcctatacctagttgaccgaaaaaataaaatttgtcagttacattttctggtgaaattcaccaatttttgtgtgtatattaccactgctatacctagtagactttaacaaataataataatggtcagttacatttttcggtgaaattcaccaatttttgggtgtgatttaccactgctatacctagtagacaggttttgttttttaaaaaaattgtcagttacattttttggtgaaattcaacaatttttgggtgtaatatacccctcctctacctagttgacagctaaataaatttctgtaatttttctgttacattcttgggttcccattatacaattttagacttgAATAAACACctactatgcataggtgacaggtaataaaatgtaatatattattcagtaattaatgtgcgCCACATACTTTTATTCATTGCTTAAACTCTGAAAAGAtttcacacttttacgctttaataatttctcccatatttcaactctataattttaaatttgaaaaaatgaatcctcccttggatgtggtctctctttctcactctcACTCTCTGGCATggtaccctgattccccgccacccgtgatcaccatggtaggtgcataaaagaacatcgatagTTGattgagcagatatcaaattggatcatgaacatcacggggacgtgcgacatggtggggcagtaagtgtgcacacgcctacacgaactgactgacaggggtcagcccctgcaacttctgggtctccaaattgggcatatggcctgagcctgtcctttaccccttggaggtgctggcctgccctgcagccagtgtattgtctgaacgtgtgtttagcatgactggagggggttatcacaagttatatttcccaatgttttggggtgtaccctaattaaaaaaaatacaaatacatttaaaaacaaaaagaagtgtaggctacctcctcctcctccatcgcaATTTCCACCTACAACGCCACATCCCCCGCCttatcaacctcctactccatatggacctggtcctcctagaacaagattattcttttttatttgtatgtattttatgttattttaagtcatttctctatccacatttgtttgcagagcacttgccatgctcttaaccacatttgacAATATTTGCAGCCCCCTAGCCCTTTGCATGACatgtttacagccattttagtgctcaaaagttcgggtccccattgacttcaatagggttaggggtcaagttcgggtccccattgacttcaatggggttcggggtcaagttcgggtcccgaactaatacttttttctgaagttcggccgtacccgtcgaacccgaacatccaggtgtccgctcaactctaccaagCAGGACATTTATGGCTCTATTCTTATAAATACCTCGCCTCAAATCCTCTgattcaaaaaaaatatatatattattaaacgATGGTCTATTCACCATTTGTACCAAAGCAGGATGTCTTCTCCATAACTGTCCAAAGACAGGATTCGTGAAAATAACCTTTGAAATATGGGAGTGACaacccccctccagaaaatgattTACATAACAAAATTAAGGTAATTCTAACCCTTTTCTGCCTCATATTAGATTGTTAATAAGCTTCTCGATAAAATGGAAATGCTTATCATCGATCCATACTGGACTGACTTTCAAAATGTCCACAAATTGAGGCAAGATAATCAGTTTAATATGTGCTGTCCTGTCTGTTTTAAAAAAGGTAGTTTTGACTAAATGATGACTTTAGGACAAGTCATCATTAAATTTacctgaataacccctttaatttttgatTTATCAGATTGCTTCTTAGTAAATAGGTAGCAGAAATATCTCTGATGAAGTAATGGTGTAACAAGCAGCATCCAGTTTGGATTTCTATTTCAGATTGTCATGTTTTTTCCTTCTTCTATATTCAATCTCAATAAATCCAGAATTCAAAAAACAGCAAGTAACATTCTTCTCTTAGCTGATCATTTGTTATGAAACCTCATATGTTCTATGGACTAAAGATTGTGAAATGGACTCAATGGTATAAGAGGTATCTAATGAAGGAATAGTCATAGTCAGGAGAAATCCAAACAGATGAGAGGTCTACATTCTCAGAACTGGAAATGAAGACACAGATATCTGGGAGCCCAATGAGGAAAGTCTGAACTTGTATCATGGTGATGGTCACAAGTAaactacagagcagatgatgtagAGATTgtgtcatatataaaaaaaaagctgatGTATCTGATCATGAAATGTGTGTGGTTGATTAAAGCTGACCCAGTAATGCATAATTAATAACTGAATCATATCGGCCTGAtatctgaaaataaaaaataatcctaTAACAAGTTGTCATAGAGGGTTTATAATGAAAGTCTTATAATCTGTTCTACTGAATATAATATGGAGTATTTCATATATGTGAATTAAAAATGGAGAGTCATGTGGTTGTAGGTCTGGATGGAATGAATTTCATCAGGATGTAAAATGCTCATTGTTTACACTGATTCTCACATGAAAAGGTCTCGGAGTATCCCAGGGATCTCTTACAGATGCTAAATAGGAGTGTGAACAATAGGTCTCTACCCTGTAAATACAATGTGTAAATGAAAAGCCATCTCAGGAGGCCAGAAAATGCTAAACTTGTTGATGAGAAGGTGAGGCCATTATTCTACCATTGTTTATTGTAATGAGCGAAGCCAGATCTGGTGAACAAAGTTTCATGATTATGAAGGTGGGACTGGGCGCCTCctggggggaagaggaggagcagatagCTATAGCCACCAAAGAGGTATAAAAGACCCAAGCATGGCTAAGAAAGCCAGAATTCACCAAGGGAATTCACTTGGATCACTGACTTGCTGAGGAGAAGACACTGACTGGAGATCAAGTCCTGAGTGTGTAGAGGGTCCATGTCTGGTAAGTACTGACTGTAAGTGAAAGGAATTAGAAGATATTGTAATCTGTGATGTGTATAAGGAAATGTGTCTTTGTCTGTAATGTAATTATACACGAAGTGTCCATACATGTCATAGTACATACCTCTAAATGTGCAGGGAACAAGGACAATCACCGATCCTGACCGAGCCGCCAATGCTGCTCCCGCTCTAGTGTACCCATGCTATCCATGTGTTTCCTATATGCAGTTAATATCAATAGATAAATCAAGTAGACCACAATTCACTCTCCATGCTTTCCTAAAATCTTACTATCAGGTGACATGAAAAAGGTCtgttaactagtgatgagcggaccAGTGGATGTTTGAGTTCAAATGGTTCGACCGAACTTTGAATTAAAGTTTGGTACGGGTTCCAAACTTGACTCCGAACAACAaattccattgaagtcaatggggactcaaaatttggggctaaaaaatggctgtaaaaaagtcattgaaAGGTAAAAAGGGTTGCAAAAGGATCCAAAATGGGTGTAAGAGCAGTACAAttgtcctgcaaacaaatgtggatagagaaatgacttgaaataacataaaaatttaaaattagaatCTTGAACCAGGGGGTGCAATAGGAACTTAAGGAGCTGTGGATGTGGTGGTATAGGTGGAAGAGGCAGAAGAGGTGGAGGAAGAAGCCAACACTCTTTCTGTTTTCTCTCATCACTACTGTCGACTGAAAATGTTTGCCATCTATACACTGATTAGCCTCTTAAATCATGAAAAACCAATAGAAATGTATTAAACATGAGTTTAGAGTGTGCAGAAGTTTCAATTATCAACATCGTGTTGCCAGTTTATGAACTACCAGCACCTCTCTAATAGACAGAGAGACATGATTGTcatgtttttaatttatttaataagTAAAAAATAGTTTATCTACATAGCACATTGACCGAAGTGTAAAGTTCATAAAGAAATAATattaaagtgcaaaaaaaacttttatgtGAACACATTGGTATAGACTGGTCTGCAGGATTAATAATCAACCAAAGTGCTAAAAAggtaaaatgcaaaaaataaatagaggAACATAAGTCTCTGAATATGACATCCAAGGAGAGAAAATCTATATACAAGACCATTCAAACATAAGTGTGTAATAACCCGGTGTAGCATGGAGCTCTTATCCATGTGTATGACTGATAAAATGTGGAGCCTTGTCAGGGGATGTCAGCAGTGTTAAATGTGGGGAAGCAGGTTACATATATTTATGTATTGGtagctttaatttttttatttgcaaagAAAACAAGGACCTTTTATCTTATAAATATGTTCTTCTTTCTCCAGGTGAGGACGGGATATGAGGCTACTGGACTTATCTTTTCTCTTCCTCTTATAAAGTAGAAGATAATCAAGCACAACTTGTCAGTAATATTACTGAATATAGACTGGGTAAAATGTCGACAAGATCTGAATATAGTAAACTTTTTGAAAAGAGATCTAAGAAAATTCATCAAGGTGAAAGGTTGCATAAATGTCCAGAATGTGAGAAATCATTTATTAGAAAAGAAAATCTTGTTGAACatctaagaattcacacaggagagaagccatttgcatgtacagaatgtgatAATTGTTTTAGTAAGAAGTCACATCTTGTtcgacatcagaaaattcacactggagagaagccattttcatgtcctgaatgtgagaagtgttttagtcatAAATCAGGTCTTGTTCAACATCAGATaatccacacaggagagaagccattttcttgtcctgaatgtgagaagtgttttagtcataaatcagatcttgttaaacatcaaagaattcacacaggagagaagccatttacaTGTACAGAATGTGATAATTGTTTTAGTAAGAAGTCACATCTTGttcgacatcagagaattcacacaggagagaagccatattcatgtcctgaatgtgagaagagTTTTAGTCTGAAAGCAAATCTTGTAtatcatcagagaaatcacacaggagagaagccattttcatgcctaGAATGTGATAAGTGTTTTTgtcagaaatcacatcttgttcaacatcagaaaattcacactggagagaagcctttttcatgtcctgaatgtgagaagagTTTTAGTCATAAATCAGGTCTTGttcaacatcagaaaattcacacaggagagaagccattttcttgtcctgaatgtgagaagtgttttagtcataaatcagatcttgttaaacatcaaagaattcacacaggagagaagccatttacatgtacagaatgtgagaaGTGCTTTAGTAAGAAGTCACATCTTGTTCGACATCTGAGAATTCacataggagagaagccatattcatgtcctgaatgtaagAAGAGTTTTAGTCAAAAATCACATCTTGATAAACatctgagaattcacacaggagagaagccatattcttgtACTGAATGTATGAactgttttagtcagaaatcacatcttgttcaaCATCATAAAACTCACACAGATGAGAAGCTATATTCATGtactgaatgtgagaagtgttttagtcaggACTCAGAAGACAATTCTTGctgaacatcagagaattcacacaggagagaagacaTTTACATGTACAGATTGTGGGAAAGGATTTAGAAAAAAATCAAGCAttttaaaacatttaaaaattcaTACGAAGAAGTAACCAAGTATAGTATGAGGAAACAGTAGTATAAAATCAGGTCTTGTGGCAAATGAAAAAGCTGACAAGTTAGAAGCCACTGTAATTTTTAGACTGTATGAAATGTGGAAGGTGTGGAGCTCCACTGTAGTACTTGCTACCTACCGTATGATGTGTTCGTTATTTTTCTGCCAACTTGTTTTATGATAAATTTTACAATGAGTGAATACTGACCGAGTAATGTCTCTTTACACTCAGAGAGTCTCCCCTTGGCTGTGATATCCACAGAGAGCGATATAAACCAACAACTGAATTTCAAAAGAGCTCTGTGGGAAACTCCCTTTAACTGATTTACTTATAGTAAAACAATAGTAAGGCGTTTACAAGACAATGTAATATGAGATTATTCTCATTATTTTCATTGTAAGTTTAACTCTTTTAGTACTGggtaattttccatttttatatttttgttttttgctttctgTTTTAACACAgccatgatatttttatttttccattcacatgatcatatgagggcttgtactttctaatggcaccatttattactTCTCGCAAAGTGGGAAGctagaaaaaatatatgtttgaCTATATGGTGAAATTAACCTGTTCTCCTTATTCTATAGGTGAGCATGGTTACAaagataccaaatttgtatactTCCACTTCATTTTAAGACACCTGTAAAAATCTATCATATAGAGTCTGTTGACCAGCCATAAAAATAGTTAAAAGAAACAGATTCTCCAGCGCTTAATAAAATTACTTATTAGTTACATTCATAAAAATAATATAAGGCATTCTTTCCCGATTGCGAGTTTTAGGATCATGCAGAGCTTACATTTCACTTTTGAAACCAACTTAGACCTATCACCATACCAGCCTTACTGCACACATCCCCATCTTGCATCAGAGACATATTCAAAAGTTTGGTGGAATTCGAAGTTAGTGATACTATAATATGATTTGGGTCATAAATCAGATAAACTATTACTTATAAGTAAGATCTTAAATATAATA
Encoded proteins:
- the LOC120993548 gene encoding gastrula zinc finger protein XlCGF57.1-like, which produces MSTRSEYSKVFEKRSKKIHRGERLFKCPECEKSFIRKEHFVQHLRIHTGEKPYSCSECEKYFTSKIAVVRHQRIHTGEKPYSCLECEKCFSLKSLLVGHQRIHTGEKPYSCPECEKSFSLKAYLVDHQKIHTGEKPFSCLECDKCFRQKSHLSQHQKIHTGDNPYSCPECEKCFFDKSGLFKHQRSHTGEKPFSCSECDKCFSQKSHLDEHQKIHTGEKPFSCSECDNSFSRKSILIRHQRIHTGEKPYSCTECEKCFSEKSILAQHQRIHTGEKPYKCPECEKSFIRKENLVEHLRIHTGEKPFACTECDNCFSKKSHLVRHQKIHTGEKPFSCPECEKCFSHKSGLVQHQIIHTGEKPFSCPECEKCFSHKSDLVKHQRIHTGEKPFTCTECDNCFSKKSHLVRHQRIHTGEKPYSCPECEKSFSLKANLVYHQRNHTGEKPFSCLECDKCFCQKSHLVQHQKIHTGEKPFSCPECEKSFSHKSGLVQHQKIHTGEKPFSCPECEKCFSHKSDLVKHQRIHTGEKPFTCTECEKCFSKKSHLVRHLRIHIGEKPYSCPECKKSFSQKSHLDKHLRIHTGEKPYSCTECMNCFSQKSHLVQHHKTHTDEKLYSCTECEKCFSQDSEDNSC